DNA from Malus sylvestris chromosome 11, drMalSylv7.2, whole genome shotgun sequence:
GCCTTTGAAACAGAcccattaaaacacattttattTTGCAGTTTGCCTTGCATTATTCCTGGTCTACTGAGGCACGTGCACGGCGAGCCTTGGCTAATGTATCTGCTTTACTGCGACCTGGCGGTACTTTTATTGGAACAATGCCCGATGCGAATGTGATTATCAAAAAGCTTAGAGAAGGTTTATTTTATTCCTTGTTGATTCATTTCCTTTGAGAGTCATGTTAAACTGTGACCTAGGAAACGGAAACAAATTTGACACTCTGATAACTGCAGTCATTTGTCTCATAAGCAATATTTTCTCTCTGGGCGAGTAGATGGTGAAATTCATTAGATATACGTATTTCCCATTTCATTCTCTTATGTTTCGCATTAAGATTCTTGGGCATAGCAGACTACTTTAACCATTATTTATCGGAGATCCTATTTTCGTTGTGATGTCCAGCTGAAGGATTGGTCTTTGGTAATAGCGTCTACTGGATACGTTTTGATGATGACTTTTCTGAAAAGGTATGACTTTACTCAGatgctttgtttttcaatttggcTATTCTCCAACCTGAGACATTAGAATCTATAAACTATTTGTAATTATTCCTAATTTGACAAATACTTCTTGTATGGCTGCAGAAATTCAAGTCTTCGAGCCCCTTTGGTATCAAGTACAAGTTTCACCTGGAGGATGCTGTTGATTGCCCGGAATGGATTGTCCCCTTTCATGTTTTCAAATCGCTGGTTGAAGAGGTATACTATCTTCTTTCATCCTCTTGAAATTGCTATTAAGGTTATCAGCACAAACGGTGACAGAAGTGCATTCAGAAGCACACACTGCTATGTGATAGGAGCTATCTGAAACGTTTTCCTACTTGTTAGGCTAAGAATCTTCTCGTATTCATATGAATGAATTCACCTTTTGCAGTATGATATGGAGCTAGTTTTTGTGAAGAACAACCACGAATTTGTTCATGAGTATATGAAAAAGCCAGAATTTGTGGAGTTAATGCGGAGGCTTGGTGCATTAGGCGATGGTAACCAAGATCAAAGTAAGTTTGTTGCCTATCAACTGTGAAAATATGGTTTCGGTTGCTTGTGTCTGATAATGCATCTCATTCCGCTTGTCAATATCCAGGCACACTATCGAAAGACGAATGGGAAGTAGCTTATCTCTATTTGGCATTTGTCTTGAGGAAGGTGAGCGCACGCTCGTTGTACCCCGATGCGATCTTTCATTATTGTGTTGCTGTTACCATTATTGTAGTCTGTTTGCATTTGCTGTGTGTTAAATCTGTGTTGTTTTCAGCGAGGGGAACCTGGTCGGACACAAGTAAACGGTAGAAGAGACAAGGGGAAGATGAACATATCAAAGGAGGACGTCATGTACATAAGTAATGACTAGTGCAACACCAATGATGTCTCGAAGATCCATTTTTTCGGCAGAAGAGGAGAATGATCGGCAGCACAGGAGAAACGTGTTTGCCAAATGGGAAAGCCCAAGAGCCCGAATCCCCACAATGTTCGACTagctactattttttttttcctgagtACAAggatatatttttacactaatgAGAGGAGGAGAATAGTTAAGTCAC
Protein-coding regions in this window:
- the LOC126588807 gene encoding mRNA cap guanine-N7 methyltransferase 1-like isoform X2 — its product is MKRGYSESSSTSLGPPQSRFKHNPEGDSEFLEDETTKKFARKVADHYSARTNQTLEEREASPIIHLKKLNNWLYAHRGDAVLDLACGKGGDLIKWDKAKIAYYVGIDIAEGSIEDCRTRYNGDADHHQRRKKFTFPAHLMCGDCYEVRLDKVLADDAPFDVVSCQFALHYSWSTEARARRALANVSALLRPGGTFIGTMPDANVIIKKLREAEGLVFGNSVYWIRFDDDFSEKKFKSSSPFGIKYKFHLEDAVDCPEWIVPFHVFKSLVEEYDMELVFVKNNHEFVHEYMKKPEFVELMRRLGALGDGNQDQSTLSKDEWEVAYLYLAFVLRKRGEPGRTQVNGRRDKGKMNISKEDVMYISND
- the LOC126588807 gene encoding mRNA cap guanine-N7 methyltransferase 1-like isoform X1; translated protein: MKRGYSESSSTSLGPPQSRFKHNPEGDSEFLEDETTKKFARKVADHYSARTNQTLEEREASPIIHLKKLNNWIKSVLIQLYAHRGDAVLDLACGKGGDLIKWDKAKIAYYVGIDIAEGSIEDCRTRYNGDADHHQRRKKFTFPAHLMCGDCYEVRLDKVLADDAPFDVVSCQFALHYSWSTEARARRALANVSALLRPGGTFIGTMPDANVIIKKLREAEGLVFGNSVYWIRFDDDFSEKKFKSSSPFGIKYKFHLEDAVDCPEWIVPFHVFKSLVEEYDMELVFVKNNHEFVHEYMKKPEFVELMRRLGALGDGNQDQSTLSKDEWEVAYLYLAFVLRKRGEPGRTQVNGRRDKGKMNISKEDVMYISND